One stretch of Candidatus Palauibacter soopunensis DNA includes these proteins:
- a CDS encoding proline--tRNA ligase translates to MNRTERTGQRVSNLFGMTLRQAPGETEIESHSLLVRAGYVRQLAAGIFSYLPLAWRSLRKIEQILREEMDRIDGQELSMPVVHPAELWQATGRWYDIDATMARFVDRRERDLLLAMTHEEVVAFHAASEIQSYRQLPAMVYHMQTKFRDELRSRGGLIRVREFIMKDSYSLDRDPEGLAKQYDRHYEAYERIGRRCALPLTAVRSDTGMMGGKIAHEFMYVTPIGEDSLALCDACGYAANREVAEFTLEPREGEMSPLERVHTPGTATIEEVTGLLGIAPRATAKMVFYMGSFAGEEGAREEKLVAAIVRGDLEVNPIQVQNLAGALELRPAHEEEIAATGMVPGFASPVGVEPAAAIFVVDRWVAESPNLVLGANETDYHLRNVCCGRDYEPTHVGAVALAFEGAPCGRCGEGLRMARGVEVGNIFQLGTRYSEGLEATYTDEDGAERPIWMGSYGIGTGRLLACVAEEHRDDYGLKLPISVAPYHVALVALAREEETWAAADRVFEELCAAGIEVIYDDRRELRAGVKFNDADLRGLPLRLVIGERSLEAGGAELSHRGVRESRIIPLDDLVAELRQEIDTLMSQLALDD, encoded by the coding sequence GTGAATCGAACCGAACGTACAGGACAGCGAGTCTCGAATCTCTTCGGCATGACCCTGCGCCAGGCGCCGGGAGAAACCGAGATCGAGTCCCACAGCCTCCTCGTGCGAGCCGGCTACGTCCGCCAGCTCGCGGCGGGCATCTTCTCCTATCTCCCTCTCGCGTGGCGCTCGCTGAGGAAGATCGAGCAGATCCTGCGCGAGGAGATGGACCGGATCGATGGGCAGGAGTTGTCGATGCCCGTCGTGCATCCGGCGGAGCTGTGGCAGGCGACCGGCCGCTGGTACGACATCGACGCGACCATGGCCCGGTTCGTCGACCGGCGCGAGCGCGACCTGCTCCTGGCGATGACGCACGAGGAGGTCGTGGCCTTCCACGCGGCGTCCGAGATCCAGTCCTACCGGCAACTCCCGGCCATGGTCTATCACATGCAGACCAAGTTCCGGGACGAACTCCGCTCCCGCGGCGGGCTCATCCGCGTGCGCGAGTTCATCATGAAGGATTCCTATTCGCTCGACCGGGACCCGGAGGGGCTCGCGAAGCAGTACGACCGGCACTACGAGGCGTACGAGCGCATCGGGCGCCGCTGCGCCCTGCCGCTCACGGCCGTGCGGAGCGACACGGGCATGATGGGCGGAAAGATCGCCCACGAGTTCATGTACGTGACGCCGATCGGCGAAGACAGCCTCGCGCTCTGCGACGCCTGCGGCTACGCGGCGAACCGGGAGGTCGCCGAGTTCACGCTCGAGCCTCGGGAGGGGGAGATGTCGCCGCTGGAGCGCGTCCACACGCCCGGAACGGCGACGATCGAGGAGGTGACGGGACTGCTCGGGATCGCCCCCCGGGCGACCGCGAAGATGGTCTTCTACATGGGCAGCTTCGCGGGGGAGGAAGGGGCTCGCGAGGAGAAGCTGGTGGCGGCGATCGTGCGCGGCGACCTGGAGGTGAACCCGATCCAGGTCCAGAACCTCGCGGGCGCGCTCGAGCTTCGCCCGGCGCACGAGGAGGAGATCGCGGCGACCGGCATGGTGCCGGGGTTCGCCTCGCCGGTGGGGGTGGAGCCGGCGGCCGCGATCTTCGTCGTCGACCGCTGGGTCGCGGAATCGCCCAACCTGGTGCTCGGGGCGAACGAGACGGACTACCACCTCCGCAACGTGTGCTGCGGCCGCGACTACGAGCCCACGCACGTCGGCGCTGTCGCACTCGCCTTCGAGGGGGCGCCGTGCGGGCGCTGCGGCGAAGGGCTGCGCATGGCGCGCGGCGTGGAGGTGGGGAACATCTTCCAGCTCGGCACCCGCTATTCGGAGGGGCTGGAGGCGACGTACACGGATGAGGACGGGGCCGAGCGCCCGATCTGGATGGGCTCGTACGGGATCGGGACCGGGCGCCTCCTCGCCTGCGTGGCCGAGGAGCACCGAGACGACTACGGCCTCAAGCTGCCGATTTCCGTTGCCCCGTATCACGTCGCGCTCGTCGCGCTCGCGCGGGAGGAGGAGACGTGGGCGGCCGCGGACCGGGTGTTCGAGGAGCTGTGCGCCGCCGGGATCGAGGTGATCTACGACGACCGGCGGGAACTCCGCGCCGGCGTGAAGTTCAACGATGCCGACCTGCGGGGCCTCCCCCTGCGCCTCGTCATCGGAGAGCGTTCGCTCGAAGCGGGGGGTGCCGAACTCAGCCACCGCGGCGTCCGCGAGAGCCGGATCATCCCGCTCGACGACCTCGTGGCCGAACTCCGCCAGGAAATCGACACCCTCATGTCACAGCTCGCCTTGGACGACTGA
- a CDS encoding TonB-dependent receptor, whose translation MTLREAVLPALRRTRRGSLVLALWGLWPAAALEAQDPVPADSVIALGELIVSALRAPTSVRDVTVNVTTVTREELRLSAAQTLQDVLQEVPGLNFRFPFQAGVAHPSWQAVTIRGLGGTAASRTLVLVDGVPLNDPYFGWVRWSQVPVEVIERIEIVRGGATVSWGSQSLAGVVHVITRSGGGGGLSASVQGGSQSTFRGDAMASFGDDRAGGYVAGELFDSDGYVLTEPSLRGAVDIPSASSHGALRAKVEFQAGDRLRIHAQGNYFDQDKDNATPLRNNTTEAGFGQVGATLTTGETSTLAFNAYMQSQTYVNSFSGVGAGRNSEEPSISQDVPSSGVGANLVWGGGGFALGADFLRATGEATEQYLYRDGAFQRQRETGGDQTLFGLFVQGHNNLGERWRLWTGARLDVWQNSSGSRHILNTADRSVLTDDAFEDRSGTQFSSNIGLSFEASERTALRLNLYTGLRVPTLNELYKPFRAAGNVVNESNAALNPEKVSGAEIGVDLQPDPSVLIRLTGFLANVSDAITDVTIQEAETSGVIQPCGFVAAGGVCRRRDNVGTFWSAGIETEIELRPSAAWLLALNHQYNPTEVTDAPGRPDLIGNEVQGSPTHRAMLRVGHIDPTTLEVVATARYLGARFDNDLNTGEIAGSFLVDLRFRRQLTSRLSAFASVQNIFDVIAEMSHDANGFIRVGAPRTLVGGLRVRFGG comes from the coding sequence ATGACGCTACGTGAAGCGGTGCTTCCAGCGCTCCGTCGTACTCGCCGCGGGTCTCTCGTGCTTGCCCTCTGGGGGCTGTGGCCGGCCGCGGCGCTCGAAGCGCAGGATCCGGTGCCCGCGGACAGCGTGATTGCGCTGGGCGAGTTGATCGTCTCGGCGCTGCGGGCGCCCACTTCCGTGAGGGACGTCACGGTCAACGTGACGACGGTCACGCGCGAGGAGTTGCGCCTTTCCGCCGCCCAGACGCTTCAGGACGTCCTGCAGGAGGTGCCGGGCCTCAACTTCCGCTTCCCGTTTCAGGCCGGCGTCGCGCATCCCTCCTGGCAGGCCGTGACCATTCGAGGATTGGGGGGCACCGCCGCCAGCCGGACGCTCGTGCTCGTCGATGGCGTGCCGCTGAACGACCCGTACTTCGGCTGGGTGCGCTGGAGCCAGGTTCCGGTGGAGGTCATCGAGCGCATCGAGATCGTGCGGGGCGGCGCCACGGTCAGCTGGGGCAGCCAGAGCCTCGCGGGCGTCGTCCACGTGATCACGCGCTCGGGTGGCGGCGGCGGGCTCTCCGCGAGCGTGCAGGGCGGGAGCCAGTCCACCTTCCGCGGCGATGCAATGGCGTCCTTCGGCGACGACCGCGCCGGCGGTTACGTGGCCGGTGAGCTTTTCGACAGCGACGGCTACGTCCTGACGGAGCCCAGCCTGCGTGGCGCCGTGGACATCCCGTCCGCGTCGAGCCACGGGGCGTTGCGCGCAAAGGTCGAGTTCCAGGCCGGGGACCGCCTGCGCATCCACGCCCAGGGGAACTACTTCGACCAGGACAAGGACAACGCGACACCCCTCCGCAACAACACCACCGAAGCGGGCTTCGGACAGGTCGGGGCCACGCTCACGACCGGCGAGACGTCCACGCTCGCGTTCAACGCATACATGCAGTCGCAGACGTACGTGAACTCGTTTTCGGGGGTCGGTGCGGGCCGGAACAGCGAGGAGCCGTCCATTAGCCAGGACGTTCCCTCATCGGGAGTGGGCGCCAACCTTGTCTGGGGCGGGGGGGGCTTCGCTCTGGGTGCCGATTTCCTGCGGGCGACGGGCGAAGCGACCGAGCAGTACCTGTACCGGGACGGCGCCTTCCAGAGACAGCGTGAGACCGGCGGCGATCAGACGCTGTTCGGCCTCTTCGTCCAGGGTCACAACAACCTCGGCGAGCGCTGGCGGTTGTGGACCGGCGCACGGCTCGACGTGTGGCAAAACTCGTCCGGCTCCCGGCACATCCTCAACACGGCCGACCGCAGCGTGCTCACCGACGACGCGTTCGAAGACCGCAGCGGGACGCAGTTCAGCTCGAATATCGGCCTCTCGTTCGAGGCCTCCGAACGCACCGCGCTGCGGCTGAATCTCTACACCGGCCTCCGGGTCCCGACCCTGAACGAACTGTACAAGCCGTTCCGGGCGGCCGGGAACGTCGTCAACGAGTCCAACGCGGCGCTGAATCCGGAAAAGGTCAGCGGCGCCGAGATCGGGGTGGACCTTCAGCCCGACCCCTCCGTGCTGATCCGGCTGACCGGCTTCCTGGCGAACGTGAGCGATGCGATCACCGACGTCACGATCCAGGAAGCTGAAACGTCCGGCGTCATTCAGCCGTGCGGCTTCGTGGCGGCCGGGGGCGTATGCCGCCGCCGCGACAACGTGGGCACGTTCTGGAGCGCCGGAATCGAGACCGAAATCGAACTGCGTCCGTCCGCCGCCTGGCTGCTGGCGCTGAACCACCAGTACAACCCGACGGAAGTGACGGACGCGCCGGGCCGCCCGGACCTGATCGGCAACGAGGTGCAGGGGAGCCCGACGCACCGCGCCATGCTGCGGGTCGGGCACATCGATCCGACGACGCTCGAAGTGGTCGCCACGGCGCGCTATCTGGGCGCCCGCTTCGACAACGACCTCAACACGGGGGAGATCGCGGGCTCGTTCCTGGTCGACCTCCGCTTCCGCCGTCAGCTGACGAGCCGGCTGAGCGCCTTCGCGAGCGTACAGAACATCTTCGATGTGATCGCGGAGATGTCCCACGACGCGAACGGCTTCATCCGGGTGGGCGCGCCACGAACCCTGGTCGGCGGCCTGCGGGTGCGGTTCGGCGGCTGA